Proteins encoded within one genomic window of Lynx canadensis isolate LIC74 chromosome B4, mLynCan4.pri.v2, whole genome shotgun sequence:
- the TMBIM6 gene encoding bax inhibitor 1, producing MNIFDRKINFDALLKFSHITPSTQQHLKKVYASFALCMFVAAAGAYVHVVTHFLQAGLLSALGSLGLMIWLMATPHSRETEQKRLGLLAGFAFLTGVGLGPALELCIAINPSILPTAFMGTAMIFTCFTLSALYARRRSYLFLGGVLMSAMSLMLLSSLGNLFFGSIWLFQANLYVGLVVMCGFVLFDTQLIIEKAENGDKDYIWHCVDLFLDFITLFRKLMMILAMNEKDKKKEKK from the exons ATGAACATATTTGATCGGAAGATCAACTTTGATGCGCTCTTAAAATTTTCCCACAT AACCCCCTCGACACAGCAGCACCTGAAGAAGGTCTATGCCAGTTTTGCCCTCTGTATGTTTGTGGCGGCTGCAGGGGCCTATGTCCATGTGGTCACTCATTTCCTTCAG GCTGGCCTGCTctctgccttgggctctctgGGGTTGATGATTTGGCTGATGGCAACACCTCATAGCCGTGAAACTGAGCAAAAAAGACTGGGACTTCTTGCTGGATTTGCTTTCCTTACAG GAGTTGGCCTGGGCCCTGCTCTGGAGTTGTGCATTGCCATCAATCCCAG CATTCTTCCCACCGCCTTCATGGGCACAGCAATGATCTTCACCTGCTTCACCCTGAGTGCACTCTATGCCAGGCGCCGCAGCTATCTCTTTCTGGGAG GTGTCTTGATGTCAGCCATGAGCCTGATGCTCTTGTCTTCCCTGGGGAATCTTTTCTTTGGATCCATTTGGCTTTTCCAG GCAAACCTGTATGTGGGGCTGGTGGTCATGTGTGGCTTCGTCCTTTTTGATACTCAACTCATTATTGAAAAAGCTGAAAATGGAGATAAGGATTATATCTG GCACTGCGTTGACCTCTTCTTAGATTTCATTACTCTCTTCAGAAAACTTATGATGATCCTGGCTATGAATGAGAAG gacaagaagaaagagaagaagtga